In Candidatus Polarisedimenticolaceae bacterium, the genomic window CGCTTGAGGCGGACGAGCGCGGCGAGATGGAGAATCCCCGAGGTCTTCATGTCGAGGCTGCCGCGCCCGTAGAGCCAGCCGTCCCTGATCTCGGCACCGAACGGGTCGGCGGTCCACTTCGCGCGATCGGCATGCACGACGTCCATGTGATGCGAGAGGATGAGGGCCTTCTTGGCGCCCGTTCCCGGGAGGCGCGCGACGAGATCGGCCCGGCCGGGCGCGACCTCGACGATCTCCGACGGGATTCCCTCGCGGTCGAGGATCGTCTTCAGGAACGCGGCCGCTGCCGCTTCGTTGCCCGGCGGGTTCGAGGTGTCGATCTTGAGGTAGTCGCGCAGCACTGGAAGCGGATCGAACGCCTGCGCGTGCGCGAGGCCGGCGGCCGCCAGCGCGGCGAGGACGGCGAGCGCGCGCCTCACGGCGTGCCCACGATCACCGCGGCGACGGCGGCCGGATCGGGGCGGGGGAGGGCGGCCGCCATGCGCCGGATCCCCTCTTCCCAGTCGGGCTGCGAGGTGAGCGCCTCGGCGCGCGCGCGGCGCGAGCGCAGCGGCCGCTCGGCGAGCGCCTGCGCCCAGTCGGGACGCGGACGGCCCGACGCGTCGACGCAGACCGCTTCGAATCCGGTCGGCGTTCGATAGAGGGCGAGGAGGCCGAGCCCGCTCTCGCCCTTGCGGTCGACGAGGAGGAGCGCCGTGCGGCCGACCGGCCCGTCGTCGATCTCGGCGAGGAGGCCCTCGACGAGCGGATGTCCCGACGCGTAGAAATCGAGCGACTCGTCGGCGACCGCCTCCTCGCGGTCGAACGTGCCGAGGAAGCTCGCGCCGCCCGCGACGCCGGGGAGCGAGTCGACCTTGGCCGTCGCGCCGAAGTCGATCGCGTGAACTCGGCCGCCGCGGTGCTCCTCGTACCGGAAGCCGAGCTGCCCGCACATCCCGAGCACGACCTCCTCGGTCAGCTCGTCGAGGTCGCCGGGGATTCGCGCGAGGATCTCGGCCCCGCGCGCGGGGACGAACGGGTCGTCGTAGAGCGCGTGGTACGCGGCGTCCGCGACACGGTCGCGCGCGCTCGCCGCCTCGCGCGCGGCGCCGGCAAAGGTCGTGTCGTCGACCGGATCGTTCCCGGCCGCCGCGTCTTCGATGGCGCGCTCGAGGCGCGCGAGCTCGCGCGCGATCCCGCCGAGCGGCTCGCGGAACAGGCCGATCGACTCGTAGAGCCCCGCGATCGCGCGACCGAGCCCGGCGGGCGGCCGGACGTAGACGATCTCGACCGGGCGCTTTCTCCCGATCCGGTCGAGGCGCCCGATCCGCTGCTCGACCGCCATCGGGCCCCACGGCAGATCGAAGAGGACGAGCCGGTCGCAGAACTCGAAGTTCCTTCCCTCGCCGCCGCACTCGGTGGCGAGGAGGAGCGAAGGTCCCGAAGGCAGGCGGAACTGCGCGACCTCGATGTCGCGCTGGCCGGGCGAGAGGTCTTCGTGGAAGACGCCGGTGCGCAGCTGGACGCGGCGCGAGAGCTCGCTGCGCAGATGCTCGACCGTCACGCGCTCGGCGGCGAAGACGAGGGTCTTGCCGCCCTCATCCCTCCATCGCGCGGCGGCGCGGGCGAGCCAATCGAGGCGCGGATCGCCCGCCGACCACTCCCGCGCGAGCGCGCGGAGCTCCGCGTCGTCCTTGGGAGCCTTCTCGAGGAGCGACACGCCCGACGAGAGCGCGGCTCGGAGGAGGCGCGCGTTCTCGCGGCGGGCGACGGCGTGCGGCGCCGGCCTGCCGCGGATCGCCTCCTCGAGCTGGGCGAGCGTCCGCCAGCTCGGGTCGCCGGGAAGATCGACCGGAGCGGCGATGCGCGGGGGCAGGCCGCCGATGTCGGCGCGGCGGGTCGAGCTGGCGCACGGCGGCAAGGGAACGCGGCGCGCGAGCCGGTCGTCGAAGTTCTCGCCCTCGGGAAGCTCGTCGGGTCGGAGGAGCTGCAACAGACGGAAGAAGCCGTGCGCGTCGTCCTCGAGCGGCGTCGCGGTCAAGAGGAGGACGTGGCGACCGAGCGCCGCGATCGGCGCGATCGCCCGGTACGCGGGGTCGCCCGGATGGCCGGGAGGCCGCCTGAGGTGGTGAGCCTCGTCGACGATGAGGAGGTCGATCCCGGCGGCGACCGCCTGCTCGGTGAGCTTCGGCCGCGCGATCAGGGTGTCGAGCCCGATCACGGCGCGGCGGTGGACGTCGAACGGGTTGAACCCGGGCCCGAAGTCCTTCTCGACGTCGGCGAGCCGCGCCTCGTCGATGAGCACGAAGACCTGGTGGTACTTACGCCACAGCTCGCCGAGCCACTGGACGGTGAGGGTCTCGGGGGCGACGACGAGCGTCCTCTCGGTGCGCCGCGTGCGGAGGAGATGGTTCGCGATGAGGCACGCCTCGACGGTCTTTCCGAGGCCGACCTCGTCGGCGAGGAGCCAGCGGACCGGATCTTGCCGCGTCGCCTTGAGCGCGACGTCGAGCTGGTGCGGGAAGAGCCGGATCCGGCCGCCGAGGAACGACCCGAGCGGGTCCTCGGTGCGGCGCCGTTCGAGATGGAGCGCGTCGAGGCGCACGCCGAACGCCTCGAGCGAGCCGACGTCGCCGCGTGCGAGCCGCTCGACTGGCGCGTCGTCGAACGCGGGCACGCCTTCGGCGCCGACCTCGGCGAGCGCGTCGGTCGCGGCGCCGAAGCGGAGGGTCGTCGCCGCCTCGGGGAACTCGACGACGAGCGTGCGCCCCTCGAGCGCGACGACGCGGCCCACGCCGAGGGCGGGGTTGTCGCGGTGCATGACGCGGTCGCCTTTGGTCCACATGAGTGCGTGCGAAGAGTCTGGCGGAGGCCGAGATGGTAGCAGTACCCTCGCGCCGTGAACCTCCTCCCGAAGCCCCGGAGCATCCGCCCGGGCGCCGGCACCCTCGCCTCCGACCTCGCGCGGCCCGAGGTGCGCCTCGGCGCGCCGGGACTCGGCCCTCAGGCGTACCGGCTGGCGGTGACGCCCGAGAAGGCGGTCATCGAGGCCGGCGACGCGGCCGGCGCCTTCTACGCACGCACGACGTTGAGCCAGCTCGCGCGCGGCGGCTCGGTCCCCGCGGTGACGATCGAGGACTCTCCCGACTTTCTCGAGCGCGGCGTCATGCTCGACGTCAGCCGCGACAAGGTCCCGACGATGGCGACTTTGTACCGCCTCGTCGACGAGCTGGCGTCGTGGAAGATCAACCGTCTCCAGCTCTACATGGAGCACACCTTCGCTTACCGCGCGCACCGGGACGTGTGGGCGAACGCGTCGCCGTTCACCGGCGACGAGATCGAGGCGCTCGATGCGTACTGCCGCGAGCGGTTCATCGAACTGGTCCCCAACCAGAACTCGTTCGGCCACATGGAGCGCTGGCTGAAGCTCCCGCGCTACGCGCCGCTCGCGGAGGTCGCCGAGCCCCAGGGCGATTACATGTCGCTCTGCCCGATCGATCCGCGCTCACTCTCGCTGCTCGCCGGCCTCTACGACGAGTTGCTCCCGCACTTCACGAGCCGCAGCTTCAACGTCGGCTGCGACGAGACGATCGACCTGGGCAAGGGGAGGAGCAAGGAGGAGGCCCTGCGGCTCGGCGTGGGGCCCGTGTACCTCGCCTTCCTCGAGAAGATCCATGCGCTCGTCGCGGCGCGCGGCCGGCGCATGCAGTTCTGGGGCGACATCGTGCTCGAGCATCCCGAGCTCATCTCGTCGCTGCCGAAGGATGTCCTCGCGCTCGAGTGGGGGTACGAAGCCGACCATCCGTTCGACGACGAGGGGGCTCGCTTCGCCGACGCGGGGATCGAGTATCAGGTCGTGCCGGGAACCTCGGCGTGGCTCTCCCTCGGCGGGCGCACGACGAATGCGCTCGGCAACCTGAGCGCTGCGGCGCGGGCCGGGCGCGCGCACGGCGCGACCGGGATGATGGTCACCGACTGGGGCGACTTCGGTCATTGGCAGCCGCTGCCGGTCTCGTACCTCGGTCTGGCCTACGGCGCCGCGGTGGCGTGGGGCCTCGACGCGAACCGCGATCTCGACGTCCCAGCGATGCTCGACACGTTCGTCTTCAGCGATGGCGCGCGAGTCATGGGGCGCGTCGCGTACGACCTCGGCGAGGTCTACCGTCTCACCGGAGTCGCTGTGAAGAACGCGTCGGTGCTCGCGCTCCTCCTCCTCTTTCCCGAGCGGCCGCTCGGCGAGGGCCGCCTGGCCGGGCTCACCGTCGAGGGTCTGGAGCGTGCACGCGCCGGCGTCGATGCGGCGATCGCTCCTTTGTCGCGCGCGCGCTCGAATCGCGACGACGCGGCGACGATCGCGGCGGAGCTCGATCTGGCCGCCGCGCTCATGCGCCACGCTTGCGATCGCGGCATCGCGCGCTTGACCGGCACGTCACAGGCGGCGCTCGGCGATGAGCTGCGCGGCATCATCGACGAGTACGAGCGGATCTGGCGCCTGCGCAATCGCGAAGGCGGCCTCGTCGACAGCGTGGGTCGTTTGAAGCGGTTGCTGTAAAGCGGCTGGCTGCCCTCTTTACAGAAGAGGTTCGAGGCCGCCCCAGGTGTCGCGGTCGAGGACGTGGAGCGTCGCCAGATACAGCTCGACCTCGTCCTCGGGAAACGCGACGCGGAGCGAGGCGACCGCTTGCTTGAGCTTCGCCGCGTCCGGCGGCTTCATCTCGTGGTCGTCGGTGATGAGCCCATCCTGATGAGGGATTCCGAGCGCATCGAGGAACGCGCTCAGGATCGGACGGCGATGCTCGAGGTGGAGGGCGAGGAGGAGCGACGACGCGAGCGAGTCGGTCGGCCGGATGGAGCGCGCGAGATAGCCGGCACGCTTCTCCACGGGAAGCTGGCGCACGGCCGATTCGCGGAACCGCATCCCGTGCATGATCGAGGCGTCGGCTTCGTGCCGTGTCGGGGCCTGCCCCCAGTCGTGCGCGTAGAGGGCGCGCGCGGCGACGACCCGCAGCTCGGGGGAGAGCGCGCCCCAGAGCTGCGACGGGCCGCACGACTTCAGGTCGAGCCGGGTCGCGAGAGTCATCTCAGCTTCTTGAAGAGCACGACTTCGCGGCCGCCCTTCCGGTGCTCGATGTGGTCCATCAGCTCGCGCATGAGGAAGATGCCGCGTCCGTGGGACAGATGGCGCCGGTCTTCGTTGCGCGGGTCGGGCACCGCGGCGGGGTCGAAGCCGTTCCCCTCGTCGCGCACGGCGATGACGAAGCCTTGCGACGGATCGCAGTAGGCACGCACGAGCACCTTCTTCGTGCCGTCCTGCCGGTTCCCGTGCATGACGGCGTTCGCGAGCGCCTCACGGAGGGCGATCTCGAGCTCGGCGTGATGGTCGGCGAGACAGCCGGTGAGGCTCGCGCGCTTCATGATGTCCTTGACCGTGCGGTTGATGCCGTCGGTCGTGCTCGTGAAGCTGCGCCGGAAGCGGAAGACGAACGACCGGCGATCGAGGGGGAACGGCAGCCGCGGCGATGCCGCCCTGCGCCTCTCCGCATCGTTCACGACCGCCTCCCCGCCCATGACCGCCCCGTATCCCGCCCAGCATAAGGCAAAATGGCCAAGTTCCGCACCCCCCCGGAGGCGTAAGACCGAGATGGCGCGACGTTACTGGCTCATGAAGTCCGATCCGGAGACGTTCGGATGGGATGATCTCCTGGCCGCCCCGGGCCGCCGTACGACCTGGGACGGGATCCGGAACTACCAGGCCCGGAACTATCTCAGGGACGAGGTCCAGCGCGGCGACGGGGTCCTCTTCTACCACTCGGGGGACGAGAAGGCGGTCCGCGGCACCTGCCGCGTGACCCGTCCGGGTTTTCCGGATCCCGCCGACGCCGCCTGGACCGCGGTCGAGATCGCCATCGACCGGCCGTTCCGTCACGCGGTCACGCTCGCCGAGATCCGCGCGGCGGACGAGCTGCAGGAGATGGCGCTCATCCGCAACAGCCGTCTCTCCGTCCAGCCGGTGACGGCGGCGGAGTGGGCGTCAGTGCTCGAGCGGGGGCAGGGCCGCTGATTCGGCAGGGGATCAAAGGCGACGCCCCGTTCGTGATCGCGGCGGGTGTGGAGGCGTTCGCCCGCTTCGGGGACTACGAACCGATCCTCCGCGCGTTCCTCGGGAAGGACGACGTGTCGTCGTGGATCGCGGAGGAGGACGGTCACCCGGCGGGATTCGCACTCGTCGAGCGGCCGCTCGTTCTCCCCGGGTTCGCGGACCTCGTCGCCATCGCGGTGACGCCGGAGCACCGGCGCCGCGGCCTCGCCGGCGGCCTCCTCCGGGCGGTCGTGCAGGACGCCGAGCGCCGCGGAGAGCCGCTGCTCGCGCTCACCGTCGCCGAGGACAACGCGGCCGCGATCGCGCTCTTCACCCGGCACGGGTTCCGAATGATTCCCGGCTCGGCCGGGCACTACGCGGGCGGCCAGCGCAGCCGGCGCATGGTGCGCCCCGGCGCCGCTCCGCCGCACGAAATGCCGGAGAACCGTTGACGCGGCGCGCCGGGTGCCGTAAGAGAGGGCCCGCATGAGCGACCGAGACGGACAGCGAGAGCTCTTCGGCCACCCGATCGCCCTCTACCTCCTCTTCTTCACGGAAGCGTGGGAGCGTTTCTCTTACTACGGGATGCGGGCGATCCTCATCCTCTATCTCACGATCTACCTGAAGATGTCCGACAAGGTCGCGGGCGGGATCTACGGCGACTACACCGGCCTCGTCTACCTGACCCCGCTCCTCGGCGGGTACCTCTCCGACCGCTTCCTCGGGCTGCAGCGCGCGATCCTCATCGGCGCCGCGACGATGGCGGTCGGGCAGTTCTGCCTCATGGCGCACGCGTGGCCGGGGCCGGGCGGGGGCGAGGCGGCCGCGGGGTCGCTCGGCCTCCTCTACCTCGGGCTCGTGCTCATGATCCTCGGCAACGGCTTCTTCAAGCCGAACATCACGACGATCGTCGGCAAGCTCTACGCGAAGGGGGACATCCGGCGCGAGGCCGCGTTCACGATCTTCTACATGGGGATCAACGTCGGCGCGCTCAGCCCGTTCCTCGTCAGCTACCTCGCCGAGAAGGTGTCCTGGCACTACGGGTTCATGTCGTGCGGGATCGGCATGACGCTCGGCTTCTTCACCTTCCTCTTCTGGCGGGGGCTCCTCGGCCCGCGCGGGAGGGTGCCGGAGGGGTCGTCGTCCGCCACTTCCGCAGCCGTCGCCGAGGCTCCGCTCACGGGCGGACAGAAGCTCGCCCTCGCCGTCGCCGCGCTCCCGGGCCTTCTCTGCGCCGCCTGGTTCGCGCTCCGGCCGGGCATCGAAAACCCGTCGCTCATCGACTCGCTGCGCGCGACGCTCTGGCCGGTCATCTTCTCGATCTGCGTCTGCATGTACGTGCTCCTCAAGATCCGGTGCACGCGCGAGGAGATGAAGAAGATCAACGTCGTCTTCATCCTCTTGATCTTCGTCCTGTTTTTCTGGGCGGCGTTCGAGCAGGCAGGCTCGTCGCTCAACCTCTTTGCCGAGCGCTATACGCGCCTGTCGTACTTCGGCTACGAGTTCCCCGCGGGATGGTTCCAGACGGTGAACTCGATCTTCATCATCCTGCTCGCGCCGATCTTCTCCTGGCTGTGGCTCCGCCTTGGACGCGCCGGCAGAGATCCGAGCGCGCCGGCGAAGATGGGGATCGGCATCCTGCTCAACGCGGCGTCGTACGTCGTCATGATCATTCCGATGATCGGGCTCGCCGAAGGGCAGCGTGTGAGCCCGAACTGGCTCGTCATCCTGTATTTCCTGCAGACGTGTGGCGAGCTGTGCCTCTCGCCGGTCGGCCTCTCGATGGTGACGAAGCTCGCGCCGGTGCGCTTCGGGGCGATGATCATGGGCGTGTGGTTCCTCGCGAACGCATGGGGGAACAAGCTCGCCGGCGTCGGCGCGCAGCACCTCGAGTCGCTCGGCCCGTCGCAGCTCTTCAAGCTCGTCGCGGCGATCCTCGCCGGAGCCGGTCTCGTGCTCGTCTTTTTCGTGCCGTACCTGCGGCGGCAGATGGGCGACGTCCACTAGGGATTTCGTCTAGAATCCCCGCGATGTCTCGACGCGATGTCGGGGAAGAGGGAGCGGTGCGTTGGACGGCGCCGCACCGCGCGGCGCTCGTCGTCGCCGCGATCGCCTTGCCGCTCTACCTCATCAAGCTGGGCGCGGCTCCTCTCGTGGATCCCGACGAGCCGTACTACGCCGTGCCGGCGCTCGAGATGCTGAAGTCGGGGACGTGGGCGTACACCGTCTTCCACGGTCAGCCGTGGTTCGACAAGCCGATCCTCTTCTACTGGGCTGTGCTCGCGGCGTTCAAGACGTTCGGGGTCACCGAGTGGTCGGCGCGACTCGCCTCCGCGCTCGCCGGGGCCGGCGGCGCGATCGCGATGGCGGCTCTGGCGCCGCGGTCGTGGCGTGCGCGCGGCATGCACCTCTTCGCCGCGATCGTGCTCGCGACCTCGCTCGAGTACGCGTTCCTCGCGCGCGCCGCGGTCACCGACATGATGCTGACGTGCTTCCTGACGATCGGCTTCCTGGCGACCGCACGGTTCCTCGAGTCGGGGCGGACGGTCGCCGCGGCGGCCGCCGGCGCCGCGTTCGGCCTGGCGACGTTGACCAAGGGGCCGGTCGGCGTGCTCGTGCCGGCGGTCGGGCTCGGGGCGTACGCCGTCCTCACCCGGCGCCGTGAGCTCGTCCGCCCGGTGGTGTTGGCGGCGGCTGGCGCGGGGTTCGTCGTCGCCGCGGTACCCTGGTACGCCTATATGGTCCTCGTGCACCGCGACCTGCTCGTCAAGACGTTCCTCGGCGACGAGAACCTCGGGCGCTTCCTGCACCCGGAGCATCAGCAGTTCCCGCTCTTCTACGTCGCCGTCTTCGCGGCGGGCCTGCTGCCGTGGTCGGCGGCGCTTCCCGCAGGACTCCTGCGCGCATGGCGTGCCTTCCGCCGGCACGAGGAGCAGGCGCCCGGCGGGTCGCCCGGTCTCGTGTTCGCGGCGTGCTGGTTCCTCTCGGTCGTCGTGATCTTCTCCCTTTCCGCGAGCAAGCTCTTCAGCTACGTCCTGCCCGCGTACCCCGCGGCGGCGCTGCTCATCGCGGCGTACTGGACGGAGGCGCTCGGGCGCTCGCCCCGAGCGACCCGCGTCGCTGCCGCATCGAGCGCCGTCGCCGTCCTCGCGGGCATCGCCGCGATCGTCACGACGCGGCGGGCGAAGTTCGCGGATCTGAAGACCGAGGCGCTGATGCTCGCCGCGGTCCTGGTCGTGGGTGCGGTCGCCGTGCTCGTCGCGGCGCGCCGCGGCCGGCTCGTCGCGCTCGTGTCGGCGCACGCGGCGCTCGCCGTCGCGATCGTGCTCACCTCGGTCGCCGTCGCGGGGCCGCGGATCGAAGATCAAAATTCGACGAAAGGTCTCGTGACCCGACTGCAGGCACGTGGCCTCGACGGCGACGTCGCCGGCGCGTTCCACGTGCCCGACGTCAGCCTCGACTTCTACCTTGGACGCACCCTTCCGCGCGAGCGGGACGAGGAGAAGCTGAAAGCCGCCGTCGCCGAGAACCCGAAGGGCCTCTGGGTCGTCCGCGCCGAGGAGGTCGGAGCGGTCGCCGCCCGTCTCGGGCTCACGGTCGATCCGGTGGACACGGCGTCGCGCCGCTGGGTCGTGCGGCTCGGGCCGGCGGTCGGCGAAGCGGCGCTCGAGAGGACGCCATGAGCCTCCGCCGCGACGCCGCGAGGATCGACGCCACCCTCGTCATTCCGGCCTACAACGCGCAGGGCCTCATCGCGACGACCCTTCGCGACGTGAGGGACTGGCTCGGAGGCCGTCCCGAGGCCTGGGAGGTCGTCGTCGTCGACGACGCGTCGAGCGACGGCACCCTCGCGGTCGTCGAGGCGTTCGCCGCGGCCCACCCGGACGAAGCCTGGCGCGTCATCCGGTTCACGCAGAACCGCGGCAAGGGGTTCGCGGTCCGGGCGGGGCTCGACGCCGCGCGTGGCGAGGTGTCCGTCTTCACCGATTGCGACCTCGCGTACCCGATGGCCAACGTGGCGACGATCCTCCGCGCGCTCGCGGACGGCGCCGACGCGGCGATCGCGTGCCGCGTGCACCCGGACACGACCTACCTCATCAAGCCCGACTTCTTCTCGTACCTTTTCACGCGGCACATCATGGGACGCTGCTTCAGCACCATCTGCCGCATCGTGACGTTGCCCGGGCTGTCGGACACGCAGGCCGGTCTCAAGGGGTTCCGTACCGCGGTCGTGCGCCCGATCCTCGGGCGCCTGCGCCTCGACGGCTTCTCGTTCGACGTCGAGCTGCTCCGCGCGCTCGTCGACGGCGGCGCGAAGATTGCGGAGGTCCCGGTCGCGTACCGTTACGACAGCGAGCCGACGACGGTGCGCTTCACGATGGACGCCCTCTCGATGGCGCGAGACCTCCTGCGCATCCGCTACCGCTCGCTGCGCAAGCGCTACGCGCCGCGGCGGGAAAGCCCCAAGCGTCTCGTCATCCACGCCGACGATTTCGGCCTGGCCGCCGGCGTCAACCGCGCGATCCAGGAAGGCCTTCTGGCCGGAGAGATCACGAGCGCGTCGATCCTCGTCGGCGGCCGGCAGTCGGCCGAGGCGCTCGCCTGGGCGGCGTCGCACCGGGAGTTCGATTTCGGCGTCCACCTCAACATCACGCAGGGGCGCCCGGTGCTTCCCCCGGACCACGTGCCCTCGCTCGTCGATCGCGAAGGTCGGTTCCGTCCGCTCGGCGCGCTCCTGTTCCGGCTGGCCACCGGCCGGGTCCGCCGTGCGGAGATCGAGGCGGAGTGGCGCGCCCAGATCGCCGCCGTCCGCAGCGCGGGCGTCGCGATCAGCCACCTCGACAGCCACCAGCACGTCCACCTGCTCCCGCCGATCTTCCGGCGCGTCGCCGTGGGGCTCGCGGAGAGCGAAGGGCTCGTGCTCCGCGCGATGAACGGCCCCGTCGTCGTCCGCTCGATGCACCCCGACATCAAGGGGCTCGCGCTCGCGATCGCGACACGGATCGACCTCGGCCGGCGCCATCGCGGCCTTCCCGGTGCGCGCGGCGCCGGGACCGCGCTCATGGAGCACGGCAGCTTCGACGCGCTCCGGGCGACGCTCCAGAACGCGGAGCCGGGGGAGACGTACGAGCTGGTCGTCCACCCGGGCGTCGTCGACGACGACCTGCGCTCGTCGGGCGATCGCTACCACGCGGGGCGCGAGCGCGAGCGCGAGCTCCTCGCCGCGGATGAGACCCGAGCATGGCTGCGCTTCGCCGGCTTCGAGCTTTGCGATTTCAAGCGCCGGGCTTCCTGAGTTAGGCTTCCCGCATGCCGATCCGCGAAGGGCGCGCAGCCCCCGACTTCACGCTGCAGGACATGTCAGGGAAAGAAGTGTCGCTCACCGATCTCTCGGGGAAGGACGTCATCGTCTACTTCTATCCGGAGGACGACACGCCGGGATGCACCAAAGAGGCGTGCGCCTTCCGCGACGGGTGGTCCGACCTGAAGAAGCTCGGCGTCGTCGTGCTCGGCGTCTCGCCCGACGACGCGGCGTCACACAAGAGCTTCGTGAAGAAGTACAAGCTGCCGTTCACGCTCCTGTCGGACCCCGAGAAGAAGGTCATGAAGAAGTACGGCGCCTGGGGCAAGAAGCTTCTCTACGGCAAGCCGGTCATCGGCTGCATCCGCTCGACGGTGTGGATCGGCCCGGACGGCAAGGTCCGCAAGCACTGGGCGCGCATCCCGGATGCGGGAAAGCATCCGGATGTGGTGCTGAGGACGCTGCAGGAAAGTCGGTAGTCGTCTACTTCTTCGCGACGCCGCGCTTCCCCGCCGTCCAATCGTCCCACTGACCGAACGCGCGCATCTGGTCTTCGAGCTTCGTCGCCTCGATGAGCTTCTCGACCTCGGCGCGCGACTGGTGGGGGAGCGGACGATCCGCGTTCGCCAGCTCCCAGACGACCGCGGCGAGCGCGGCCTCGGCGGCCTTCGCCTCGCGCGCATCGACTTTGTCGAAGGTGTCCGACTCGGCGTGGTAGTCGGGGAGGTAGGGCGCCGGGTCCTGGAAACCGACGAGGTTCGGGATGCCGTGCAGGAGGAAGTCGAAGTTGTCGGTGCCGTCGAGCGCATCCGGGAGGTTCACGAACGGTCCGAGCGACGCGACGTGCCCGAGCGCGGCGTCGAGCGTCGCGCGCAGGTCCTCGCGGCCGTTCAAGAAGAAGCCGGTCAGCCTCCCCGAGCCGATGTCGTAGACCAACGCCGCGGCGTGCTTCGGGAGCTCGGCGGCGTGACGGTCGGCGTAGGCGCGCGAGCCGAGCATGCCCTGCTCCTCGCCGGTGAAGAGGGCGAAGCGGATCGTCCGCTTCGGCTTCAGGCCGAGCGCGCGGATCTGCCGCGCGAGGTCGATCAGCTCCGTGCACGAGACGCCGTTGTCGTTGGCGCCGGTCCCCAGGTCGAACGAGTCGAGGTGCGCGCCGACGAGGACGATCTCGTCGGGGCGCTCGGCGCCGGTGAGGTCGGCGACGACGTTGCGCGACGTGACCGGCGCGGGGGGCGCGTTGTCGATCGCGACCCGTACCTTGACGGGACCGGAGGAGGCGAGGCGGAGCAGGCGCTCGGCCTGCTCGCGCGGGATGACGGCGACCGGCGTCTTGTCGATCTCGCCGCCAAACGTCATCGTGTGACGGTAGAGGAGGCCGCGCGGGCGGCTCGACTCGATGAGGACGGCGGCGACGCCGGCCTTGCCGGCGTCGACGAGGAGCTCCCTCGCGACCATGTACTCGGCGAAGAGATCGTCGAGCGATTTCATCTCGGGGTTGCGGACGAGCGCGATCGCACCCTTCGCCCGTGTGCCGAGGGCCGTCCACGATGCCGCATCGCCGCGGCCGGCATCCACGAGCGGCGCTTCGACCGGGCCCGCGGTGCCGGCGGTGCCGGGCGCCGCCGCGAGCCGGATCGGGAACGCGACCGGAGCGACGCACGAGGCCTCGGCGCCGCGGGGAATCCAGGCGTTCGGAAGGGTGAAGCTCTCGGTCCCCACGCGGTCGGCGCCGGCCGCCTTGAACTTCGCCGCCGCCCACTCGACGGCGCGGTCGCACGCCGGC contains:
- a CDS encoding phospholipid carrier-dependent glycosyltransferase, whose translation is MSRRDVGEEGAVRWTAPHRAALVVAAIALPLYLIKLGAAPLVDPDEPYYAVPALEMLKSGTWAYTVFHGQPWFDKPILFYWAVLAAFKTFGVTEWSARLASALAGAGGAIAMAALAPRSWRARGMHLFAAIVLATSLEYAFLARAAVTDMMLTCFLTIGFLATARFLESGRTVAAAAAGAAFGLATLTKGPVGVLVPAVGLGAYAVLTRRRELVRPVVLAAAGAGFVVAAVPWYAYMVLVHRDLLVKTFLGDENLGRFLHPEHQQFPLFYVAVFAAGLLPWSAALPAGLLRAWRAFRRHEEQAPGGSPGLVFAACWFLSVVVIFSLSASKLFSYVLPAYPAAALLIAAYWTEALGRSPRATRVAAASSAVAVLAGIAAIVTTRRAKFADLKTEALMLAAVLVVGAVAVLVAARRGRLVALVSAHAALAVAIVLTSVAVAGPRIEDQNSTKGLVTRLQARGLDGDVAGAFHVPDVSLDFYLGRTLPRERDEEKLKAAVAENPKGLWVVRAEEVGAVAARLGLTVDPVDTASRRWVVRLGPAVGEAALERTP
- a CDS encoding ChbG/HpnK family deacetylase, with translation MSLRRDAARIDATLVIPAYNAQGLIATTLRDVRDWLGGRPEAWEVVVVDDASSDGTLAVVEAFAAAHPDEAWRVIRFTQNRGKGFAVRAGLDAARGEVSVFTDCDLAYPMANVATILRALADGADAAIACRVHPDTTYLIKPDFFSYLFTRHIMGRCFSTICRIVTLPGLSDTQAGLKGFRTAVVRPILGRLRLDGFSFDVELLRALVDGGAKIAEVPVAYRYDSEPTTVRFTMDALSMARDLLRIRYRSLRKRYAPRRESPKRLVIHADDFGLAAGVNRAIQEGLLAGEITSASILVGGRQSAEALAWAASHREFDFGVHLNITQGRPVLPPDHVPSLVDREGRFRPLGALLFRLATGRVRRAEIEAEWRAQIAAVRSAGVAISHLDSHQHVHLLPPIFRRVAVGLAESEGLVLRAMNGPVVVRSMHPDIKGLALAIATRIDLGRRHRGLPGARGAGTALMEHGSFDALRATLQNAEPGETYELVVHPGVVDDDLRSSGDRYHAGRERERELLAADETRAWLRFAGFELCDFKRRAS
- the bcp gene encoding thioredoxin-dependent thiol peroxidase; this encodes MPIREGRAAPDFTLQDMSGKEVSLTDLSGKDVIVYFYPEDDTPGCTKEACAFRDGWSDLKKLGVVVLGVSPDDAASHKSFVKKYKLPFTLLSDPEKKVMKKYGAWGKKLLYGKPVIGCIRSTVWIGPDGKVRKHWARIPDAGKHPDVVLRTLQESR
- a CDS encoding M28 family peptidase, which translates into the protein MKAKTGSILAALAVAAVAAAGAADSGADVARLTGRILGETPMIADLQEMLDGIGGRLSGSPACDRAVEWAAAKFKAAGADRVGTESFTLPNAWIPRGAEASCVAPVAFPIRLAAAPGTAGTAGPVEAPLVDAGRGDAASWTALGTRAKGAIALVRNPEMKSLDDLFAEYMVARELLVDAGKAGVAAVLIESSRPRGLLYRHTMTFGGEIDKTPVAVIPREQAERLLRLASSGPVKVRVAIDNAPPAPVTSRNVVADLTGAERPDEIVLVGAHLDSFDLGTGANDNGVSCTELIDLARQIRALGLKPKRTIRFALFTGEEQGMLGSRAYADRHAAELPKHAAALVYDIGSGRLTGFFLNGREDLRATLDAALGHVASLGPFVNLPDALDGTDNFDFLLHGIPNLVGFQDPAPYLPDYHAESDTFDKVDAREAKAAEAALAAVVWELANADRPLPHQSRAEVEKLIEATKLEDQMRAFGQWDDWTAGKRGVAKK